Proteins encoded within one genomic window of Paramisgurnus dabryanus chromosome 13, PD_genome_1.1, whole genome shotgun sequence:
- the LOC135752201 gene encoding E3 ubiquitin-protein ligase NHLRC1-like, with translation MDIMISPHSDNSTRAEDILTEIRVNLLECKVCFESFSVQKRDQTAQNLPCGHVLCLKCVCTLTHPVHHRLECPFCREVCEAGSTSQCRALVDLQDLLQTQGSRRLPALQQPISWTQGLGSRALDLYSAFGGWGLIINPCGIAVDESSGEIIVVHDGEKRVAVLSRHGTSIHAFGGYGHGPADVCHPLDVAVVSCGHLVITDAGDGTVKVFDSTGCPVLTVRDSFKLPWGVDVDGCGWILVTDAQMGTLNQLVLDFDRGAVLVNRVVLKDLMCPRSVACDRISGNIAVVEHLEKSGVAHGNFTPSCLKIYNSDFVLLTVVDSFGLNLMDSVCISISSVVFDRNGDVIVGDTQRGMVWSLGKPQISAVLTPLVSGLLCPVGLTLTTDNELIVLDSGDHTVKFYTEYTEDLYSESK, from the coding sequence ATGGACATCATGATCTCACCTCACAGTGACAACAGCACGAGAGCTGAAGACATACTGACAGAGATACGAGTAAACCTGCTGGAGTGTAAAGTTTGTTTCGAGAGCTTCTCAGTGCAGAAGAGAGACCAAACAGCCCAGAATCTACCATGTGGTCATGTGCTCTGTCTGAAGTGTGTTTGCACCCTTACCCATCCCGTCCATCATCGGCTGGAGTGTCCGTTCTGTAGGGAAGTTTGTGAAGCCGGCAGCACATCACAATGTCGAGCACTTGTTGATCTCCAAGATCTTCTGCAGACACAGGGATCTCGCAGGCTTCCTGCTCTCCAACAACCCATCAGCTGGACTCAAGGCCTTGGCTCGAGAGCACTCGATCTCTATTCAGCGTTTGGTGGCTGGGGTTTGATCATCAATCCTTGTGGAATAGCTGTAGATGAATCTTCAGGAGAGATTATAGTGGTGCACGATGGTGAGAAGAGGGTTGCTGTCTTAAGTCGACATGGGACATCCATACACGCTTTTGGAGGTTATGGACATGGTCCTGCAGATGTCTGTCATCCGCTTGACGTCGCTGTGGTTTCTTGTGGACACCTGGTGATAACAGATGCAGGTGATGGGACCGTTAAGGTCTTTGATTCCACAGGTTGTCCTGTGTTGACGGTCCGAGACTCTTTTAAACTGCCGTGGGGTGTCGATGTTGACGGCTGTGGATGGATCTTGGTGACGGATGCACAGATGGGAACCCTGAACCAACTGGTGTTGGACTTTGATCGTGGTGCAGTCTTAGTTAATCGAGTCGTTCTCAAAGATCTGATGTGTCCACGGTCTGTGGCGTGTGACAGAATATCAGGAAACATTGCTGTCGTGGAGCATCTTGAGAAGAGTGGGGTTGCTCATGGCAACTTTACTCCATCatgtctaaaaatatataatagtgATTTTGTTCTTTTAACAGTGGTGGACAGTTTTGGTCTGAATCTGATGGACTCTGTGTGCATCTCCATATCTTCTGTGGTTTTTGACAGAAACGGAGATGTAATTGTGGGGGACACACAGCGGGGAATGGTGTGGAGTTTGGGCAAACCTCAGATATCAGCTGTGTTAACTCCACTGGTGAGTGGACTACTGTGTCCAGTAGGATTGACTTTAACAACAGATAATGAGCTTATAGTTCTGGACAGTGGTGATCACACAGTGAAGTTTTACACTGAATACACAGAAGATTTGTACAGTGAGAGTAAATGA